Genomic DNA from Alphaproteobacteria bacterium:
GGGCGAGATGACCGTGGTGCTGGGCGCTGGTTGGCCGGGCGTGTTATTGCACGAAGCTATCGGCCATGGATTCGAGGGCGATTTCAACCGCAAAAAAACGTCGGTATTTACAGGCATGATGGGCCAGCGCGTTGCCTCGCCTGGTGTGACCGTGGTGGATGATGGCACGATTCCAGACAAACGAGGATCGATTACCGTCGATGACGAAGGCACGCCATCGCAACGCAATGTGATCGTCGAAGACGGCAAATTGGTCGGGTTTTTGCAAGACCGCCAGAACGCCAGATTGATGGGTATGAAGCCAACCGGCAATGGGCGGCGGCAATCTTATGCGCACGCCCCTATGCCGCGCATGACCAATACATATATGTTGAACGGCAATCATACACGCGAAGAAATTATCAAATCGGTCAAACGCGGATTATACGCGACCAATTTTGGCGGCGGCCAAGTGGATATCACATCGGGCCAGTTTGTGTTTTCCGCATCCGAAGCGTTTTTAATCGAGGACGGGAAAATAACCGCGCCAGTTAAAGGCGCTACGTTGATTGGCAAAGGAGCCGACGCGCTGACCAAAATTAAAATGGTCGGCAATGACACCGCGCTGGACGAAGGCATTGGCACTTGCGGCAAAGACGGCCAATCGGTACCGGTAGGCGTAGGCCAGCCGACACTCCTCCTCGAAGGAATGACCGTAGGCGGAACACAAGTATAATGTCCGACAAGCCGCTGGTTATATTGGGAAGCTCCCGCAGCAATGGCGATACACGCCATGCGGTTGATCTCGCTATGGCGGGCCATGAATTCGAATTGGTCGATTTACTGAATTATAATTTTACGTTTTATGATTATGAATACAGAAACCGCAAAGACGATTTTCAAGCCATCGTCCCAAAAATGCTAGGCGCAGAAAAAATAATTTTTGCAACGCCGGTTTATTGGTATGCAATGAGCGCGCCTTTAAAAATATTCATCGATCGTTTTTCCGATTTGGTGCGCGTCGAAAAAAACCAGGGCCGGCAATTAGAAGGCAAGAAAACTTTTCTAATTAGCAGCGGCACAGACGATAATCTGCCGCAAGGATTCGAAATTCCATTTCAACGCACCAGCGAATATTTGGATATGGATTACCAAGGGGCCGTATATTTATACAGTGGCGGCGATAACAATCTTCGGCAAAAATCGGCGCAAAAAATCGGCGTGGAATTTACAAAACTGCTAAACAATTAAATTGCTTCATACGCCAAGATGCGACTGCGATGGTATTGCGTAAAATTATTTTCAATTTTTCGCGCGATATTACAACCATCGGTTGTATAATTAATCATCCGGAAATATTTTGAGCGTATACTGCAACTATGATCTCCAGATTTTTTTTTATTCTATTCCTCACCGGCGTTTGGTTTGCGCCAGCGCCAGCACCAGCCGCAACCGAGCAAGGAGCCGAACATTATCTGCCTGGCCCCTTGCCGGCGGAGGTGGTTCGCGTCATTGACGGCGATTCCGTAGAAGTGCGCGTGCGCGTGTGGCTGGATCAAGAGGTTACCACCACCGTAAGGTTGCAAGGCCTGGACACGGCAGAATTAAAATCGCGCTGTGTACAAGAACACGATTTGGCGATTGCCGCCAAAGCGCGGCTTGAAGAATTGCTGCGTGGGCAAAAAGTGGAATTGTATGACATTCAACGGGATAAATATGGCGGCCGGGTGATTGCCAAAATACGCACGCAGGGTGAAGCCGACATTGCTAAAACTCTTATCGCCGAAAATTTGGGCCGGGCCTATGAAGGTAAAAAACGCGGATCTTGGTGCGAACGCGCCGATGCCGAATAATTAATACAAATGGGCTAAAACCGGCAGCCAGCCAATTTCATGGCCATATTCAATCAATTCAACCAATGGAAAAGCCAGCAAAAACCATGTGGCATCGCGCAAAGTTAACATCATAAAACGCGGATTGGCGGAAACCAATGGCGGGGAGTTCCAGAGCTTAAAATTGGGAATCCAGGCTGGCGTACGATTGCGATAATTTTCATAAACAGCGCCAAATTTTTCATGCAGAAACGCTTCTTCCCGTGCCACAACATGCGGGTAATATAAAATAAACGCCAGCACCAGCAAAAGTAAAAAGCTCATCATCCCGGTAATAAAGCCAAGCCCCAGCACGCCAAAGAAACTAAAAACATACAAAGGATTTCGTACGATGGAATAAGGGCCTTCGGCTACCAAAGTTTCATTTTTACGGCCACCGACATACATGGTGCACGCGACACGTCCCGCAACCGCAATAATTAGACAAACATATCCTAACCATTCGGTGACTTCTTCCAGCCATTCTAGTCTTGGCGCGCAGAACAACAAAACACCCACGCACAAAACAGCAAAATAGCGCGTCCATTTAATCCGAGATTTTAAAAGCTTAGCCTGAGGCTGTATAATATTTTCCATGGCGCCATTATGCTCTTAAATATGTCAAAATCAAGTTAGGAACTAGCCCTTATTTAATCGATTATCGATCAAATCCTGAACCACCGCCGGATCGGCCAGCGTCGACGTATCGCCCAAATTGGACAATTCATTTTCCGCAATCTTGCGCAAAATGCGGCGCATGATCTTGCCCGATCTTGTTTTCGGCAGTCCTGGCGCAAATTGAACGAAATCCGGCGTGGCAATCGGCGATATCTTTTGCCGAACCCATTGGGTCAATTCTTTACGCAGACTTTCATTCGCTTCGATGCCTTTCTTCAAAGTGACATAGGCGTAAATCCCCTGTCCTTTGA
This window encodes:
- a CDS encoding NADPH-dependent oxidoreductase, whose product is MSDKPLVILGSSRSNGDTRHAVDLAMAGHEFELVDLLNYNFTFYDYEYRNRKDDFQAIVPKMLGAEKIIFATPVYWYAMSAPLKIFIDRFSDLVRVEKNQGRQLEGKKTFLISSGTDDNLPQGFEIPFQRTSEYLDMDYQGAVYLYSGGDNNLRQKSAQKIGVEFTKLLNN
- a CDS encoding nuclease, whose product is MISRFFFILFLTGVWFAPAPAPAATEQGAEHYLPGPLPAEVVRVIDGDSVEVRVRVWLDQEVTTTVRLQGLDTAELKSRCVQEHDLAIAAKARLEELLRGQKVELYDIQRDKYGGRVIAKIRTQGEADIAKTLIAENLGRAYEGKKRGSWCERADAE
- a CDS encoding isoprenylcysteine carboxylmethyltransferase family protein, which gives rise to MENIIQPQAKLLKSRIKWTRYFAVLCVGVLLFCAPRLEWLEEVTEWLGYVCLIIAVAGRVACTMYVGGRKNETLVAEGPYSIVRNPLYVFSFFGVLGLGFITGMMSFLLLLVLAFILYYPHVVAREEAFLHEKFGAVYENYRNRTPAWIPNFKLWNSPPLVSANPRFMMLTLRDATWFLLAFPLVELIEYGHEIGWLPVLAHLY